The following coding sequences are from one Acidobacteriota bacterium window:
- the bcrD gene encoding benzoyl-CoA reductase subunit D encodes MTLAAGIDVGTSAVKCAVVAAGPGGAKILGTSEGRIRRRDTRAVVALVWEEALRAAEVSADRIAYVATTGEGEIVEFRRGHFYSMTAHARGALHLAGGARAALDMGALHARAIRIDGRGRVLDYRMTSQCASGSGQFLENIARYLGVTLDEVGRLSTTAAKPERVSGVCAVLAETDVINMASRGIATADILKGIHLSMAGRFARLLGAAGISGEVLATGGLAADVGLVAALREEIASQKLSITIAAHPQSAHAGAIGAAIWGAWRHERLKESA; translated from the coding sequence GTGACGCTCGCGGCGGGGATCGACGTCGGAACCAGCGCGGTGAAGTGCGCCGTCGTCGCCGCGGGACCGGGCGGCGCGAAGATCCTCGGGACCTCGGAGGGGCGCATCCGCCGGCGCGACACCCGCGCGGTCGTCGCCCTCGTGTGGGAGGAGGCGCTGCGCGCCGCGGAGGTGAGCGCCGATCGGATCGCCTACGTCGCGACCACCGGCGAGGGGGAGATCGTCGAGTTCCGGCGCGGCCACTTCTACAGCATGACCGCGCACGCGCGCGGCGCGCTGCACCTGGCGGGAGGCGCGCGGGCGGCCCTCGACATGGGGGCGCTCCACGCGCGGGCGATCCGCATCGACGGCCGCGGCCGGGTTCTCGACTACCGGATGACGAGCCAGTGCGCCTCCGGCTCCGGGCAGTTCCTCGAGAACATCGCCCGGTATCTCGGCGTGACGCTCGACGAGGTGGGCCGCCTCTCCACGACGGCCGCGAAGCCCGAGAGGGTCAGCGGCGTCTGCGCCGTCCTCGCCGAGACCGACGTCATCAACATGGCCTCGCGCGGCATCGCGACCGCCGACATCCTCAAGGGGATCCATCTCTCGATGGCGGGGCGCTTCGCCCGGCTTCTCGGGGCCGCGGGGATATCCGGCGAGGTGCTCGCCACCGGGGGCCTCGCCGCCGACGTCGGCCTCGTCGCGGCCCTGAGGGAGGAGATCGCCTCGCAAAAGCTCTCGATCACCATCGCGGCGCACCCGCAGTCGGCCCATGCGGGGGCGATCGGCGCCGCCATCTGGGGGGCCTGGCGCCACGAGCGTTTGAAGGAGTCCGCATGA